A region of Paractinoplanes abujensis DNA encodes the following proteins:
- a CDS encoding carbohydrate ABC transporter permease: MNAPVLIKQRALPTLVMAVCTLYFLTPIWWLFVGASKNSDQFTSTNPLWFADFELFANIGDLFAYRDGVFLRWMLNSILYTGGAALLGTVLAAMCGYALAKYRFRGRELLFNVVLSGVLVPATALALPLFLMFSKVDATNTFWAVFLPSLVNPFGVYLARIYATAGVPDELLEAARIDGSGEIRTFFKVATRLMFPALVTIFLFHFVAVWNNFLLPLIMLSDERLFPVTLGLYTWNTQVNQIPELRGLVIIGALLSITPLVIAFLLLQRFWRNGLGAGAVK, from the coding sequence ATGAACGCGCCGGTTCTGATCAAGCAGCGCGCGCTGCCCACGCTCGTGATGGCCGTCTGCACGCTGTACTTCCTGACGCCGATCTGGTGGCTGTTCGTCGGGGCCAGCAAGAACTCCGACCAGTTCACCAGCACGAACCCGCTGTGGTTCGCCGACTTCGAGCTGTTCGCCAACATCGGTGACCTTTTCGCGTACCGGGACGGGGTCTTCCTCCGCTGGATGCTCAACAGCATCCTCTACACCGGCGGGGCCGCCCTGCTCGGCACCGTGCTCGCCGCGATGTGCGGTTACGCGCTGGCCAAGTACCGCTTCCGCGGCCGCGAGCTGCTCTTCAACGTCGTGCTCAGCGGCGTGCTCGTGCCGGCCACCGCGCTCGCCCTCCCGCTGTTCCTCATGTTCAGCAAGGTCGACGCGACCAACACCTTCTGGGCTGTCTTCCTGCCCAGCCTGGTCAACCCGTTCGGCGTCTACCTGGCCCGGATCTACGCCACCGCCGGCGTGCCCGACGAACTGCTGGAGGCGGCTCGCATCGACGGCTCGGGCGAGATCCGGACGTTCTTCAAGGTCGCCACCCGGCTCATGTTCCCGGCCCTGGTCACCATCTTCCTGTTCCACTTCGTCGCCGTCTGGAACAACTTCCTGCTCCCGCTGATCATGCTCAGCGACGAGCGGCTGTTCCCGGTCACCCTCGGCCTCTACACCTGGAACACCCAGGTCAACCAGATCCCCGAACTGCGCGGACTGGTGATCATCGGTGCCCTGCTCTCGATCACGCCCCTCGTGATCGCGTTCCTGCTTCTCCAACGGTTCTGGCGCAACGGTCTGGGTGCCGGCGCCGTCAAGTAA
- a CDS encoding ABC transporter substrate-binding protein, with product MRKALLSAIAISALTLSACGSGDDSSSDGAPAASCAPSSGPVSLTYTTWIPGIENVVKVWNDKNPNIQVKVQTGPNGNGGTYQNFFNQLKAGNTPDLGHIEYDALPSFRVQDGLFDVASCDIVAKAKDQFIPWTWNQVSFGDEKTAWGIPQDSGPMALFYRADLFEKNNIAIPKTWEEYAAAAAKVKAAGGYITNFSQSDINQFAGFAWQAGGRWFANDGQQWTVDLTDDKTKKVAGYWQDLISKKLVSTVPPWTTEWDNAYNSSSAWTWVSAVWGANSIMSGAPKTAGKWRVAPMPQWSAGENVAGNWGGSATAIFKNSKHPYEAAQFALWLNTSEEALGLLNKEAQLYPATTAGTKYSYLANPVEFYGGQKIYETFAEAATQVTPDFTWGPTMTSTYTSASDGFKAAVSGQGTLEEALSKAQTSTIDTLKSQAIPVKE from the coding sequence ATGCGCAAAGCCCTTCTCAGCGCGATAGCGATATCCGCGCTGACCCTGTCCGCCTGCGGGTCCGGCGACGACTCCAGCTCCGACGGCGCGCCGGCCGCCTCCTGCGCCCCCTCGTCCGGGCCGGTTTCGCTGACCTACACGACCTGGATCCCCGGGATCGAGAACGTGGTCAAGGTCTGGAACGACAAGAACCCGAACATCCAGGTCAAGGTGCAGACCGGCCCCAACGGCAACGGCGGCACCTACCAGAACTTCTTCAACCAGCTCAAGGCGGGCAACACCCCCGACCTCGGGCACATCGAATACGACGCGCTGCCCAGCTTCCGGGTGCAGGACGGCCTGTTCGACGTCGCCTCCTGCGACATCGTGGCCAAGGCCAAGGACCAGTTCATCCCGTGGACGTGGAACCAGGTCAGCTTCGGCGACGAGAAGACGGCCTGGGGCATCCCGCAGGACTCCGGCCCGATGGCGCTGTTCTACCGGGCCGACCTGTTCGAGAAGAACAACATCGCCATCCCGAAGACCTGGGAGGAGTACGCCGCGGCGGCCGCCAAGGTGAAGGCGGCCGGCGGCTACATCACCAACTTCTCGCAGAGCGACATCAACCAGTTCGCGGGCTTCGCCTGGCAGGCCGGGGGCCGCTGGTTCGCCAACGACGGCCAGCAGTGGACCGTCGACCTGACCGACGACAAGACCAAGAAGGTGGCCGGCTACTGGCAGGACCTGATCAGCAAGAAGCTGGTCTCGACCGTCCCGCCGTGGACCACCGAGTGGGACAACGCCTACAACTCCAGCTCGGCCTGGACCTGGGTCTCCGCGGTGTGGGGGGCCAACTCGATCATGAGCGGCGCGCCGAAGACGGCGGGCAAGTGGCGGGTCGCGCCGATGCCGCAGTGGAGCGCCGGCGAGAACGTCGCGGGCAACTGGGGCGGCTCGGCCACCGCGATCTTCAAGAACTCCAAGCACCCGTACGAGGCCGCGCAGTTCGCCCTGTGGCTGAACACCAGCGAGGAGGCGCTCGGCCTGCTGAACAAGGAGGCCCAGCTCTACCCGGCCACCACCGCCGGAACCAAGTATTCGTACCTGGCCAACCCGGTCGAGTTCTATGGTGGCCAGAAGATCTACGAGACCTTCGCCGAGGCCGCCACCCAGGTGACGCCCGACTTCACCTGGGGACCCACGATGACCTCGACCTACACCAGCGCCTCGGACGGCTTCAAGGCCGCGGTGTCGGGCCAGGGCACCCTGGAGGAGGCACTGAGCAAGGCCCAGACGTCGACCATCGACACGCTCAAGTCGCAGGCCATTCCCGTCAAGGAGTAA
- a CDS encoding alpha-galactosidase translates to MLIHLQAAGTSLVLDARGPRLPAVLHWGAALGDLTADDLSAYAEAAVPAVPPSSLDTPPRLSLLPTLGDGWSGRPAFSGAPGRPRWELTEAAQPAPGSAVLISAAGALTVTTEVELSPQGVLRLRHTLANTGADDFDLGSLGVLLPVPERAAEVLDFAGLWAYERQPQRAPLRHGAWTRETRHGRPGHDDPYLMMLGTPGFTFGSGEVWAVHLAWSGDKQLWAERQTLGATVLGAGELLAPGEVRLAPGDDYTTPWTVAVYSAAGIDGLSRRLHDWIRSRRAPLKPRPVVLNTWEAVYFDHSLDRLTALADAAAAVGVERFVLDDGWFRGRTDDKRALGDWTVDPDRWPDGLGPLIEAVHERGMEFGLWLEPEMVSPDSELARAHPDWILGEPGAATWRHQLVLDLAVPAAYDHLLTSISALLTTYEIAFVKWDHNRDLLQEGSAHRQTTALYRLLAELRRRFPAVEIESCASGGARIDLGILDHVDRFWTSDTNDALERQQIQRWTSVLMPPELLGSHVGAPTAHITGRAGALGFRLATSLFGHAGIEWDLTTAEPDERAQIAAWVKEYKHRRSLLHSGTVVRSDGDDPTRFVHGVVSPDQRTALFALVSVRAPHSAVPSPVRFPGLDPGRRYVVRPLVLGGPPRTLQDAPPPWLAAGEATLPGRLLIEAGLPPGLLTPQQAALFTVDAV, encoded by the coding sequence TTGTTGATCCACCTGCAGGCCGCGGGCACCAGCCTCGTGCTGGACGCCCGCGGCCCGCGGCTGCCGGCCGTCCTGCACTGGGGCGCCGCCCTCGGCGACCTCACCGCGGACGACCTTTCCGCGTACGCCGAGGCGGCCGTGCCCGCCGTCCCCCCGAGCTCGCTCGACACGCCACCACGGCTGTCCTTGCTGCCCACCTTGGGCGACGGGTGGAGCGGGCGGCCCGCCTTCTCCGGCGCACCCGGCCGCCCCCGCTGGGAGTTGACGGAGGCCGCGCAGCCGGCGCCGGGCTCGGCCGTGCTGATCTCGGCGGCCGGCGCGCTGACCGTCACGACCGAGGTCGAGCTGAGCCCGCAGGGAGTGCTGCGGCTGCGGCACACCCTGGCCAACACCGGCGCGGACGACTTCGACCTGGGTTCGCTCGGCGTGCTGCTGCCCGTGCCCGAGCGGGCGGCCGAGGTGCTCGACTTCGCGGGGCTGTGGGCCTACGAACGGCAGCCGCAACGCGCCCCGCTGCGGCACGGGGCCTGGACCCGCGAGACCCGGCACGGCCGGCCCGGGCACGACGACCCGTACCTGATGATGCTGGGCACTCCCGGCTTCACGTTCGGCTCGGGCGAGGTCTGGGCCGTGCACCTGGCGTGGAGCGGCGACAAGCAGCTCTGGGCCGAACGGCAGACCCTCGGCGCGACAGTGCTCGGCGCGGGCGAACTGCTGGCCCCGGGCGAGGTGCGGCTGGCCCCCGGCGACGACTACACGACGCCGTGGACCGTAGCCGTGTACTCGGCCGCGGGCATCGACGGGCTGTCGCGCCGGCTGCACGACTGGATCCGCTCCCGCCGCGCACCGCTCAAACCCCGCCCGGTCGTGCTCAACACCTGGGAGGCCGTCTACTTCGACCACTCGCTGGACCGCCTGACCGCCCTGGCCGACGCGGCCGCGGCGGTGGGTGTGGAACGGTTCGTGCTCGACGACGGCTGGTTCCGGGGCCGCACCGACGACAAACGCGCCCTCGGCGACTGGACCGTCGACCCCGACCGCTGGCCCGACGGCCTCGGCCCGCTGATCGAAGCCGTGCACGAACGCGGCATGGAGTTCGGCCTGTGGCTCGAACCCGAAATGGTCTCGCCCGACTCCGAGCTGGCCCGGGCCCACCCCGACTGGATCCTCGGCGAACCCGGCGCGGCGACCTGGCGGCATCAGCTCGTGCTCGACCTGGCCGTGCCGGCCGCCTACGACCATCTGCTGACGAGCATCAGCGCGCTGCTCACCACGTACGAGATCGCCTTCGTGAAATGGGACCACAACCGCGACCTGCTGCAGGAGGGTTCGGCCCACCGGCAGACGACCGCGCTGTATCGCCTGCTGGCCGAACTGCGGCGGCGTTTCCCGGCGGTCGAGATCGAAAGCTGCGCCTCCGGTGGGGCCCGCATCGACCTGGGCATCCTCGACCACGTCGACCGCTTCTGGACCTCCGACACCAACGACGCGCTGGAACGCCAGCAGATCCAGCGCTGGACGAGCGTGCTGATGCCACCCGAACTGCTCGGCTCACACGTGGGCGCGCCCACGGCCCACATCACCGGCCGCGCCGGCGCGCTCGGCTTCCGCCTGGCCACGTCGCTCTTCGGCCACGCCGGCATCGAGTGGGACCTGACCACGGCCGAGCCCGACGAGCGGGCGCAGATCGCCGCCTGGGTCAAGGAGTACAAGCACCGTCGCTCCCTGCTCCACAGCGGCACGGTCGTCCGCTCCGACGGCGACGACCCCACCCGCTTCGTCCACGGTGTCGTTTCGCCGGACCAGCGCACGGCCCTGTTCGCCCTGGTGTCGGTGCGCGCTCCGCATTCCGCCGTCCCTTCCCCCGTACGGTTCCCGGGCCTCGACCCGGGTCGGCGTTATGTCGTGCGCCCGCTCGTGCTGGGCGGCCCGCCGCGCACGCTGCAGGACGCGCCGCCCCCGTGGCTGGCCGCCGGGGAGGCCACCCTGCCGGGCCGGCTGCTGATCGAGGCCGGCCTGCCGCCCGGCCTGCTGACCCCGCAGCAGGCGGCCTTGTTCACTGTCGACGCCGTCTGA